The DNA segment CGGATTTTCATCAACTGTTGTTGTCCACCTAGCCCGGGCCCTTGCATTTAGTCAAGTCCTTCTTCATTCACTAATAATGTGTATGTAAACTGCATAATCGACTGAATTGAAATTGTTTGAGTAATCAATCCCCAAGTTAACCTCTATattgacagtgcaatctgaaccctTGGTGCAATACCGTTTGATTCTAATCCCTGGCtttgattgtatatgttgtaattagtatagtcgattcgatacatgtcgtcgAATAGTTTTAGCTGTTTGAATGGTAACATTTTGATTTGTCTTGCTGAACATTGTTTGAATCAAATTGAGAATCAACTATAGCTACTTataattgatgtatttgaatcagaaatataaaagGATTGGTTTTTGTAACTGCAATCTGatttggagggcatgtgcacttgtgcacaacatgtgcattaaaGGCCctttttggattaaaatagtttgacagcatatgctgtcagattatattcctgctgcccatgtctgcttttagttaataaaatgggaaaggggACTGTCAGGAAATATCATGGgggatttgattttttttttgaacattGAGTGGAAAGACAGTAAGAAAGGGAGGGGGTTCTGATTGTTTAACATGTTGTTAAAGgggtgattttaggcttataaaaggaaaGAACTTCCATTAGAAAAGGGGGACTGaattgattttgaaaacaaaaattttgaaaaaggaaaAGGCAGGCAGATTTTTTAGACTAAACTCAGACTTTTGGAGATTTGATTGTTAGATATATACAGACACCTACGAGagaggaaaatatacagaaaatcAGCAACTGTTTCTTCCTTGTTTGTGTGATTCTcagtttgttcaacctgttcaatcaactctgttttctttcaagtatcagctgagttcattgTTTGATTCACattgtttgtttctcctggatttggtctgtcttggagctttgtttctactgcattgtttgctgctgtCTTTCTGCCATTTTCCATCGGctctaactgtatcttgcactaGGAGCTGTTCTAtttggtacctgctgttactgctgctgtttctgtTGCCATTGTCATTCTACTGACTTCCTTTCTTCTTCGATTGTAAGCATTCCCAGGTACACACTCCTGAAACCTTGTTGgctgaaagtttgaagtttgaagctgaaataaagaaatgaacatctgtttaCTTTACAATCCTTGTGTTCAAAAATAGTTTGAATGGTAGCTTGGTCTGTATTTGTTTAAGTTAGTTCCAACCACGATTGCTCTGTATGAATTATGCACATCTTGATTGACATATCAGATAATAttgtttgttagatcagacgtatTTTCAATGTGTATAACCATTAGGTTTCGACTTAGCTATGACAGTATAGTATAGAATTGTGGCAAGCATTTGTATGTATTTTGTCTAGACTTTTGAACTATTAAATCTGTTATATTTAGTTCCATTTAATTTCAggataaatgtaccccaagctaATTCTCATGTGGTGTTACTTTAACAGGATGGCCATGTATGCCAACCCTCTTGTTAGATTACTTGTtcctatataggttcgatatgggtttcgatatagattcactgtttcgaaataatgcgactactttttgagttcaattaatagtagttttcctaataaacaactgatttcatttatcaagcccaaatgagctagttttaaaattcaaactGGAAGGTCGTTTAATATAAATTTAGTGTACGTTATTACTTTGCTTGCAATCccccttagcaaattaacaaaGCTCATACACTCATTGAAGACAAGGCATGAGGTAATTCTcatctcataaacaaccaattaggtaatcaaacaaaattcggattcgtcaaacatagtagatatttagtatgtagttgcttaaacaagtaagtttggtctttctcttttatttttagagacaaatgtaatagaaatgtagtcgctttaggacatccttttctaaaataatgagacgagcctcgccaaataaaaatgcaaattgcaaggccctcaataactaaccataataaatatttagaattcaggacaggccgtttagtgaatttcatggccttccccaaagataataacgcgttagactctctaggcgcggcttaattaaattacattcttaaatttgggtgcgcatttatgtgacccaaattcaaatctcaacggagtcgaaatgtattaataactacgggtacattgattgcgacgtggttcgagatgcattttcacgacgttgcaattctataataataaatgatattaataaaagcggtttttaaacttaataaaagcacataagtcacaacatgtatttaaatcagatatttagccattataacaatttaagcgaccgtgctagaaccacgggattcgagggtgcctaacaccttccctcgggtcaacagaattccttacttagaatttctggttcgcagacttcatttggaaaagtcaaaaatttcctcgatttgggattcaagacaaaccggtgacttgggacaccaaaagccaaacctttcctaagtggcgactctgaattaaataaataatctcatttcgaatattgtcacttaaattggaaaaactctctcgcgcatctaacccttcgggggcgggcgcgcaaaaaggaggtgtgacactgatAGTACCAATTAGAGATGTACATGAGACGGGTTGGTTCGGGTTTtgtcaaaaccaaaccaaatcaacaATATCGATTTTGGTTGTGTTGGTTTTGTCggatttttcgtttttttttttgcataaatattatttcaattttACTTTGTTAGGATTATAGATAAAGtattgataagtgaatatatatatttagtaataattaaaaaaaaagtgatAACATATGatcaattaaaatatttttatgagAGATTtattttagtaacacatgatatttatttttttgttctaATAATAATTTTTGTTGAGGTACACTTCAAGCTTAACTGAATTCTAATAGTAATtaaatacaaaaattaatataAAACCTATGTtctatttaataataaaaattatcaaTAAAATATTATTTCAAATTCAAAAACATATAAGAGTTTGATATATCTTGACATAATTATGGAAAGAACAACAAGATGACGCATTTCAAATAAAACTTAATAAGAAAGTGATGATACAAGTTAGAAACTTAGAATCAACCATTATTTAAAGTAAGTGGATGCACTTTATAAATATTACATCCATTAGAGAATAACAAATATTTCTagacattttttaaagaaaatttaatataaagtattaaaaatatatatataaattatatatttatatatcggTTTGGTTCGAATTCTTTTACTCaatatcaaaaccaaaccaaacctgaTTTAATCGGGGGGTTTTAATTAGTTCGATTTGACCTTTTGATTTGGTATAGTTTTTCAATTCGGTATGAACAAAACTAGTACCAATGATGGAAATAAATAGAAAAACAATTACAGTAGTCACATTTATTGGTAACGCTCAACATAAATGAGTAGAAGCTTTCATGAAACATTCATAACTATTTGTTAAGAACTTCCTTTACATCTGTTTCTAACCATTACTAAGGTTCAAAACCTCGTTTCTAATTTTTAAATGACACTATATTTGAAGATCATACTTAAATGGATTTTTCTGCCATTTgtgcttcttcttttttcttttatgtcCAAAAGAATATAAATAACAAAAGTATTCATGAAAACTAAGAAATCAAGCACATTAAAGTAATCTAATTTTAGATTGAACGTAAATATCATTTAGCTTCTCATTTCTCGTTGACCCATGTTTATGGATATAAATACAAAGGTAgcatttttatcaacttttgcacacacatatAGTCCAAATCTTCACACACAGAGACAGACActggaatttttctctctctcacacacacatatatacacACGATGCTGAGTCCCAACAAAGGGTGACTGTGATATCTATGATGGTGGGCGACTCAAGCAGGTTGACCGGCAAAATGGATGTACATGTCGCcttagacgaatcccaaatcggaATAGGAGAGAAAGTGAAGTGATTTATAAGTATGGTGCAAGTTCACATGGTACACGCGCTTTTGAATGTCAAGATAGTGTAGCTCGAAAGACAAATTCGTGCGGGCCTAAGCCCAAACCGGACAATACATATCATGGTCTTGGGTCGGGACAAATATGGTATCATATATATGAGCTAAACATAAGGagaaaaaataaccaaaaataaaaatctttccATGAATAATAACAAAAAGATCCATTTATTTTACTTCTTTTGTTTTTTAATCCACCATCAGTGTATTGACCAAATGGTAGAGAAGATCAGATGAAAGTAAAGTAATTCAAAGCAGAAACATAAAACTTTATATTTACTGTTCAAAGTGACTCTAAACCAGCTAGGAATATCATATCATATCAACAAAAAACAAAGAGAACAATACAAATCTTTTTTATTCAATAACTCAAGACTTCAGAATATCATTTTCATCATCTCTGTTACTTGTACTCTTCCTTCCAGAACTTTGCCTGAAAATCCATTTCCACACTTTGTTTCCTTTGCCACTTCTTTTAATCCCTCTATCATATTCATTCACTGACATTCTACATGAACCACTGTGTGTAAAAACACCATTCCCACCTCTCAAATTACCAATAGAATGAACAAATCCATAGCCATTATCTGAACCATTACTTAGCCTCATAGCAGCAGGAAAATCTGATTTAGACTCTGATGATAAATCCAATTTTAAATCAATAAAAGCTGAATCATCCAAATCACTTTCTTTAACTGGAAATATACTTCTATTTGGAACAACACTATCTAATGTACCCTTAAATCCACTTTTTCTTGGTTCATCAGAATCCATTAATATACCACCAGTAACATCAGATATTTTAGCACTTGAAAATCTGTAATCACTGCTTTCATCTGTGTCATTAAATCCACCACCTCTTAAACTACACACTGATCTTGATCTTGAAACTGCTAAAGCATCAGAAACCCAAATTTCACTGCTTTCATCCAActcattattactattttcacaaccctttttctttttcttcctaaaTAGCCTCTTAATTTTCCAAAATCCATTGCTGTTTTTCTTGATTTCCACACAACTGCTGCTGCTTCTCCTTAGGAAAATTACTTGTTCTGTTTTTTCCCTTTTGCTGGTTTGTTTCTTTGGTTCTGGTTGGTGTGGGATTTGATCAGTTTTGTCATTTTCCAATAAAAATGAAATCCTACCAACACTACCAACTTCAGCAGTGCATGATTttcgattattattattattagaagaagaggaatgatcagAGCAAGAACAAGAAGAGAGTCTTTGCTCACCACATTCTGAGCAAACTAAGTTAACTAATTTTTCTTTAAGGCAAAAAGCACATATtccaatagaagaagaagaagggtgtTTCTTACATGGCATATCTGATGAAACAGAATAGTTGAAATCTGAGAAACTATCATCAGTTTCAACAGTAGCTTTGCCTTTCTCTTTCATGGTTCTGAATTCTTGATTCTGCTACGAAAATATTGGTTTTCtttaaaaagagaggaaaagaaagTGACAGATAATATGTTTGAGGTATAGGAAATTGAAAGGAACTATAAAGTGTAGGTTTTCTTAGGTTGTAATATGACTTTTTAGAGCAATGAAAGAGGAATTAAAGGATGAAGACGTCCACTTTACGTTATCTTTTCAAGAAACAGTAGTTATTGCAAAAGGGGAAGAGTGATGGAAAATGAAAGACTTTGTCCACTGCAAGTTATCATTGTGTAGGGAAAGAAAGTGAATCAAGACATTAATAAATTGAGTGAAGGAATGAACCAGCCTGTCTGgtaaattatttttattattatcacgtAAATTACTACTGCCTGTTTATTTTTAtaattgaaaataatttaactttaaattctTTATTTTACTCATTTTACTCGTAAtaagaagtttttataaccacacaaatgttaTGATCCCACAAAATTTGTACCCCTTAAAccttttaagaccacaaatttcaaaaatcttttttttttcttaaactccatatCAAGTcaactacctcatctaaattgaaacgagAGGATATTCTTTTCTTAATATATTTATTAGGAAATACTTTCTCATTTAGTTAATTCCATTCAATGTTTAGCAGCATGCTCTGTTTCTCACACAAAATCTAATTTTCTTGTTGCAGCAAAGTACTCCGTTCGTTTTATTTTATGTAATTATGTTTGATTAATCATGAAATTTAAGAAATagataaatatttttaaaatttgtagTCTTAATTATATTACTGTAATATTTGTATGAATATAAAATTTTTGAAACTTGTCATCTTAAATATATGGAAACATTTGTGAATATAAAAACTTgtcattaaaaaaattaaattattttcattttagaAACAAGTCATTATTTTTATTACCGGCTAGGAAATATAGCCACAAAAACTGAAAATTAGTCATAATAGTCAAATCTCTCTATAATAGCCTCGTTTGTTCCGGTATTTTTTGGCTGTTATAGTGAAGTATTATAGATGACATATCTTATAATATAATACTCCCTCTGTTCTAGTTTATGtaaacctttttttctttttggtccgttccaaaaagaatgacctttctaaatttggaaataatttagcttaaatttTCAATTTTACCCTTGACGAGAAAGCTTTTATAACaacacaaatactctggacccatttttgacttgtttaggaccacaactttcaaaattctttatttattttttaaattacgTGTCCAAtcaaatagattcacataaatttGAACAGAGACTATAAAACTCGCGTCCGATCAAAATTTGACTTTTAGACCAAAATTATAATGTTGTCATATAGGTCTAACTGTACTTGATTATTAAGTAGAGTCAACGATGTTAATTTAAATGCTTGAACCCTTTACATAGCCCTAATTTTCAAAGAAAAGTAGTATCGCAACTCAAAAAGGATTTCTGACAATGTAATGGAGTAATTGTGCATCATGTCAATAGCCTTTTCTTTGTTTCATCACATCTTCTGTAAAAGGAATAgtgtaaaagttaaaatttgggATGAGGTTGGGGAGGGATTGCATCAATCAATCTATCATAGAGGTCATGCATGCCGATTTCCCTATTACCAAACTTTTGTGCAAGAATTTTTTACCTCTTATTTCTACGCTTGTGTGAAGTAATATAATCTTCACGACGGATCTTTATATGGTTGAGACAATTCTAACAATTTGATCTAGTTTTTGGGGTTGAGTTGGACTCAAAATCCATTTTTATCATGATATAAGAGTCACGTCTCAATGTTGGGCCCACAATAGATTATCCCAGAGGCGAATCTAGGATTTTAAGTTTATGGGTTCCTGTCGTAATCtcaaattaatatacaataataactgggttcacaaacagatatttatagatatttaataaattttttaacaaaaataCATGGTCTATGCAAAAGTTACTGGATTCCTGAGAACCCATATATTATACTCTAGATCCGCCCATGGATTATTCACGCTCCAAATGACAGGTCCGGCATACGGGAGGGTGATAAAATCCCACATCGAAGATAGACTGGACTCTTTATAATGAAAATAGCATAAGGTAGCTAGTTTTCGGATTGATAAGaaaaaaatagtcagcgtttacaaaatcaataaaaatagtcactattttatACGGAGATAAAATTTGAATAAAATACcctagataaaatacggaaagttttagcataatatgttggattatGAAGCTCATGCGTGTAAAgtttcagcatattatgttggaaatCCAGCACATTATAAAATTCTAACACATTATGTTGGAATCTCACATGTAAAAATTCaaattccaacatattatgctggaatttttttcggatttttaaggatttttttgttcaaatttaatctttacatgaaaaaatagctaaatttctattattttttactGCGACCATTTTTTCTTGGGCTTTCGGAATACACAGCCTAATGCCCAAAGCAGAAAACATGAGTCAGGCCCAGTTATTTATTATGTACATAGTTAGTAGTAGTTATTCTTTGTAACACTTAGCCAATTTATTTTGTAGTCATTGTATGTAATGTGTACTCAATTTGTAAGACCTATAGACCGGGTTACCGGATTGATATAAATACATAAGGGCCCAGATGTATTAGGGGTCGTGCACTATTCATTCATTTCTTTACATTCCCTATGTTACTATCTGATGAGAAAGATCTAGAAGCCCTAAGCGGCCATTGACTAATTCCTCCATTGTTACTCGATTCTTCCACTGTTTACATGGTATTAGAGCGGTGAATCCATTAGTCCTCGTCTTTCTCTATCGAGCGGTGTTACCCCCAACGTTTTCTATCAAGTTTTGATTTTCATCAGGGATTCGTGATTTCTCTAATTTTCTATCGAAGATTCATTTTTGTGGATTTGCTTTCTCCTTCTGTCATCGGTAGTGCAGTGGTGCTGGTCAGATTTGAGATTTTCTGGTATACATTGGAGTTTTCTATGTTCTCCTTCGACCTAGGGTTTTGCTGCAGTTAATCGAAGTTTCGTCGGAAATATTGTTCACATGTCCAGGCCTTTACTTCTTCAGGTCGCGAAGAATGCTGATATTCTTATTCCTTATCTGTGTTGTTGTACCTGAACTATTCATCATATTCTATGGTTCTAAGTGCTGAGAATTACTCTCAATTGTTTGCTGGGTTAAAATTCTCCTTTGAATTGTTGTGCAACTACATTTGCTACCATGACTAGTCCTATTGATTCTTCTGCTGGTGCTAGTGGATCCTCTAAGTATACTCCAGATCCTTCCTCCCCCTCTATTTCTCCTCTCTTCCGATGTTCCCGGAGTGTCCCTAGGATCAGTTCCATTTTTAGAAACTGGTTTTTGAGGCTGGAGACGTAGTATGATAGT comes from the Nicotiana sylvestris chromosome 4, ASM39365v2, whole genome shotgun sequence genome and includes:
- the LOC104227959 gene encoding uncharacterized protein — its product is MKEKGKATVETDDSFSDFNYSVSSDMPCKKHPSSSSIGICAFCLKEKLVNLVCSECGEQRLSSCSCSDHSSSSNNNNNRKSCTAEVGSVGRISFLLENDKTDQIPHQPEPKKQTSKREKTEQVIFLRRSSSSCVEIKKNSNGFWKIKRLFRKKKKKGCENSNNELDESSEIWVSDALAVSRSRSVCSLRGGGFNDTDESSDYRFSSAKISDVTGGILMDSDEPRKSGFKGTLDSVVPNRSIFPVKESDLDDSAFIDLKLDLSSESKSDFPAAMRLSNGSDNGYGFVHSIGNLRGGNGVFTHSGSCRMSVNEYDRGIKRSGKGNKVWKWIFRQSSGRKSTSNRDDENDILKS